The Oceaniferula flava genome contains the following window.
TTATTTTTTATGCGCGTAGATTTCGAAGAATTTATCCTCGGCCTCTAACGAGCCAATCATGATCAGAGGCAGGCCCGCGCTGAGCACTGTGTCTGGATCAGGGTTGACTCTGCGCTTGCCGTCCAGCTCGCAGGCGATGATCGAGCAGCCGGTGCGCGAGCGCACTTGAGATTCGGCCAAGGTCACACCGTCCAGACATTGGGGTGTCTTGGTGGTAAAGATGCTAACACCCTCGGCGAGAAGCAGATTTTCACTTCCTCGCAGGTGATTCAAGATGGTATTTGCACTCATCGTGGCATACGAGAGAACCACATCTGCTCCGGCGCGATGCAAGCGCGGCACGTTCTCTTCCTGAGTGCAGCGACTGATGATCTGTAGGTTCTTACGCAGACGACGGTAGAAAATGGTAAGAAACAGATTGGTGTCGTCGTCATGGGTGGTGATGATCACTGAGGATGCTTCGTGTAGACCTGCTAGGACTAACAGATCGAACTCCGAGCCGTCACCGATCACTGTGCGGTCAGGGAACTGCACGCGGTCGGCGATTTTTTCGATCATCTTCCACTCTACTTCCTGTTCATTCAGGGCACGGGCGGTGGCGCGGCCTACTCGGCCTCCGCCGATGATGACCACGTTGCTTTTCTTACTGCTCTGTTGGCCAATGTGGTGGTTGTATTGTTCGATCTGCTCGCGAGTGCCTCCGAGGATGAAAATAGACGATTCACGGATCGGTGTGTCCGGGGCCACCGGCTCTAGCTTGCCATGGTCCCAAAGCCCCACCAGAGTCACACCGGTGAGTGGTTTGAGTTCGCTTTCGGCAATGGTTTTGCCCACCAGGTCGGTGCCGGAGGCGGCGGACTCGGCGATCACCAGCTCGTCCATCATCCCGATCACGTGAGCTTTGGAATCGCCCCCGATCACTCGGCGTGACAGAGCCTGGCCCATCATTTTTTCAAGATTCAAGATGTGTGTGACGCCAGATAGCTCAAGGGCATCTCGGGCGGCATTCGAGCGAGCCGATGCGATGACGGGCACGTTTTCCGAAATCTCACGGACGGAGAAGGTGACGTTGGTGTTGATGATGTCCGAGCGCGTGGTGACCACCATGGCCGCTTGATCGACCCGTAGTTTCCGGTAGGTATCAGGATCGCTGTAATCTCCGAGCACTACCGGCACATTTTTGGCATGTAAATCCAGAGCCTCGGCCAAGGTGGGGACTAGAATGGCGTAGGGGTGTTGTTGTTTTTTCAACATCTTCACCAGCAGTTTGGTGATTGGGCCATGCAGGGTGAGGATCACATGCCGTTTCATGGAAGCAGGTAACTCGCGGGGCGCATGGGTCGCCTCCTGAGCCTTCATCCATGGGGCGTAAAAGAACTCGATGAAGGTGAAGGGGAGCAGCACCAGTAGGTAGACCACACCGGTGACCAGCACCACGATAGAAAACCCGCGACCAAGGTCGGACTGGAATGTGATATCTCC
Protein-coding sequences here:
- a CDS encoding potassium channel family protein, which codes for MKALTTVLTAFLENQTSRRNLMALFRLLFVLLVIVTIFSVLFHEIMELEGQHHSWVTGFYWTLTVMSTLGFGDITFQSDLGRGFSIVVLVTGVVYLLVLLPFTFIEFFYAPWMKAQEATHAPRELPASMKRHVILTLHGPITKLLVKMLKKQQHPYAILVPTLAEALDLHAKNVPVVLGDYSDPDTYRKLRVDQAAMVVTTRSDIINTNVTFSVREISENVPVIASARSNAARDALELSGVTHILNLEKMMGQALSRRVIGGDSKAHVIGMMDELVIAESAASGTDLVGKTIAESELKPLTGVTLVGLWDHGKLEPVAPDTPIRESSIFILGGTREQIEQYNHHIGQQSSKKSNVVIIGGGRVGRATARALNEQEVEWKMIEKIADRVQFPDRTVIGDGSEFDLLVLAGLHEASSVIITTHDDDTNLFLTIFYRRLRKNLQIISRCTQEENVPRLHRAGADVVLSYATMSANTILNHLRGSENLLLAEGVSIFTTKTPQCLDGVTLAESQVRSRTGCSIIACELDGKRRVNPDPDTVLSAGLPLIMIGSLEAEDKFFEIYAHKK